AGAGTATAAGAAAAACCAAGTTCCTGACAAGAAAAAATTAACTTCCTATTGAAATCTAGATGATGCATCTCACATCAACTGGTCAATGAagagaacaaaaaaaatctttaaaaggCAAACTTACCAGAGTACAATTAGCTCAGTACCTGTAAATCTAAAACATTCAATCGACCAAATTTTTCATGATCAGCATAACCATCTTTACTTCTCAATGCTTGATCGCCACCACTGCAGAATGCTTTTGTCCCCTGTAACAACACAAGACTATCACTATGTACTCTTTCGAAGCATAAAAGACCAACCCTTCAGTATCTTTAAAGAGAGATAAATCGTCTTTCAATATAAAGATGGAacacataaaaaaattgttgcaaATTAGTATCCTAATAGTTTCTTTTGACTAGAGTTAAAAACTTGTATTCATGAATCATGACATATTTACTTTTATACATGCAGTTTACTGTAAACTTTATGTTGCAGTTAGCATCATTAAACACCTATTAGCCTTAAGGTGGCAGTCTGCAAAACTGTGGTGATCATAGTTTACATTCTGTATTACTATTAACAGAAAAGGGTACCTTTCCGGTAAGAATGATCACTCCCACTGAATTATCATCCCTTGCATCATTAAATGCACGAATGAGTTCCTTGATTGTTTGTGGTCGAAAAGCATTTCTTCTCTCTGGCCTGTTAATTGTGATCTACATATACAAAAGAAATGCACCTATTAGCAGATTTTAGCAGAGTATTATTACATCTTTTGCAGCTATGTGCTGGCTAATTGATCAAATATACCAGCATAAACTTGAAGCAAATATTGCAGAGACATTAAGCAATATAATCAAAAGATTTCCAGAGGTTCCatgtttgataaaaataattatcatcaAGAGCTCTACAAGTTTCTAGCTAGCACCCGAAAATTACAACTTTTAAGCAGAAGAAAAGCCTTAGTTTTGTAGCTATCATATTAATAAACTATTGGATTGCCTGAATTAAAGCATGATATCCTTTTCTTTGCTTGACCAGTGCTAGTTTTTCTAAAATCTTAACATTATAGTCTACTGATACCCCCTTCTCGTGGTATAAAAAGATCGAGGGTTCGAGTTTGTTACTACATACTATGTAATTCCACTAGTACCAGCTAATCACAGTTCACTTTCTACAATCaaattaatttgtaatttgtgcTTCACACTCAATACCAACTTCAAATTAGTAAACAAAAACAGAAGTGACCTTGGCAATGCCTTCACCCTTCGCTTTCTCGTAAACAATGTCAGTGTACTCAATTCCCAGCTCATCAATAGCCCTTTCCCAGACCGGTTCATGCGTACTCACATCGCCATGAATGCGATGATAACTGTCACTGATGGAGCTGCCACTACTGCAACCATGCAAAGAAATGGAAGGTGGTGTCACAGGAACAAGGTGGTTGGAGACAGAGCACAGCCTCCTTCTGGCAGCACTCAATTCTTTATCTTCAACATGATCAGCCATTGATTCTGATTTTAAGTTGCTGCTGTTTTTTTTAACAAACCCAGGGATATAGTGTGTTTCCTGCTTTGTTGCTCATTTAGTAAGTGGACTTGCCTCTTTTTTCCTGTGAAGTTTGATTGGATAAGATAAGGCCAATCATGTTATTTGTATTGCTATTGGTTTGTGCCCTTTCTTGTTGCGGAATACAGGTAATTCTGTaatttgtgtgaaaattgtGATCGATGTACATAACaaaatattgattataattttattttatacgagtacattttttttttgaagcaaatacgagtacattttttaaaagtggataagaaataaaaaaatatgtctcaaattatacattatattatattttaaacaatttacCAAACTTAAATTTTGTTTGCAGTTGGTATATTGGAATAATATGTACACATAGTTTTGTgttgtaatattattattttgcaaACGTTATGTCTATTTTGGAAAGAACTTTAcgaatttttaaaactcattaaTAATAACTACGCACATGAgacatatctaatattttttattttaattaaaaataaataaaaaaataaactcgaaaaaatctaaatatattttctcaCCGCTGTTAAAACCGCACATGTTCAATTTTCAAAGACATCTCTAATTTCAAAACCCCCAAATCCACTTTCtccaaaaccctaactcaaTCTTTCGGTCTAAgtcagacttttttttttttaatgtaagcATTCATTAAGATGAATCGCACTTCAGCGACATGGAGACATTCTCCTCCCTTTAGAAATCAAGAGGATAcaagttttcttctctttaaTCAATTGAGCCAACCCTTGTGGGCTGAGTCTCACTGAAAGAGAACTGGGAATTGCTCATCAAGAGACATTCTCCTCCCTTTGGAAATCAAGAGGATACAAGTCTTCTCCACTTAAACCAACTGAGCCAACACTTGCAGTCTCACCGAGAGAGAACAGGGGATTGCTCACTAAGAGCCCATCATATGCCTGACGAGATTGGACAATTGCTCTATCCACTTTTGAATCAGATTCTGCCCCTCCTAACAAACTCTCAAAATCTTACgagaaagataatatatttttataaatgtatgaaagttgtatttgattgcattaaaaaatataataaaatcgtAAAAGAACttaggaaaaaaatatttttgataaatatcgGTAAAAAACACAGAAAGTGCTTGTTTGATTTTGTACTAATGTCGACTGGAGTGAAAAACTAGATACTTCGATTTGAATAAATTTGGGTTCCCCgcgggttaaatggcgttttggtcattCAACTGACCGAAAACTTgtaattgggtcatccaactcaaaaagttttcagtcacatcattatactcttaaaaaatttcattcatctcactggccgttacactcctttaaaaatttgacggaaagctgactaaaCAGTCGTGATTaggcttaaataaatccatcgtggcatgtacagtcagctgaatcggcattttggtcactcaactgactacaaacttgcaatcgggtcatcaaactcaaaaaacttttatttaggtcACTTATTATAATAtctgttaaaaattgaaaaataaaataattttttccacAAAGGCCATTTTGGGAGAACTCGTTAAATTTTTGACGGATTTTTTCACAATGACCAAAAGATATATTAAATTGGCAATTTTTGTGAGTGAAATCATTGATGAAACTGACATACAAAAACTTCATACTTATTAATATATTGccattttatatatcttttggACATTGTGGAATTAATATTTAACgaatattatgataagtgacctaaatgaaagttttttgagttcgATGACCCGATTACAAGTTTGTattcagttgagtgaccaaaatgccgttTGAGCTGACTGTACATGCAACGGTGGATTTATTTAACCCAGGTCAcgacgcttagtcagctttccgtcaaatttttaacggagtgtaacggccagtaacctgaatgaaaatatttaggagtataatgatgtgagtgaaagctttttgagttggatgacccaattgcaagtttgcGGTcggttgagtgaccaaaacgccatttaacccgttCCCCGGCTAAGACACTCGGCAAAATCATCAAAAAGACCTCATTGTACCAAAAAATCCTAATAATATCAAGGCAAAGTGAGGCATTAAACAGATGAAATAAGAATGTAGTCGTTCTTAAGCATGAGATGAATCACCGTCCTTCCCATTCTTGTCATTTTTCTCGTGACTTTGAATTTTACCTGTAATTGTTGCATGACATGTACTTCTGTTGTTCCCTTGCTGCTGCTTTTGTTGCCTTTGCTGCATTGAACTGATCTCTTTCTCTTGGATTCTGAATAACCAAACTTCAGTTTTTTTCGAGTTAGGCCTCTCTTAAATGGTCACATACCATTCTTGTACATGTTGGTAATGGCCAGAGTCAGCATAGATCATGATCAGCTTGAATCCGGTTGTTGAATGGCTTCCCAGCCTGCAGACATTCTATAGGGGGCACAGTTGCAGAGTACAACACTCCGAATGTATGCCAGCAGAACGAATCATAGATGTGGTCGTTTTTCTGCAGCGGTTTCAGTTGAATGGCATTTAAGGTGACTTTCGTGCATGGAAGGCTTTCACTACATGCAAAGTGCACAGGTTTTACTGTGTAAGTTCCCCTTATCCTTTCATAGGTGATCCCTGATAGAGCCACGCCACTTGTTTGGTTCTTGCAGGTGCTTTTGTCACAGTAAAATTGGTCGATTATGATTGGAATTTGGACTTCTGATACTTGAATGTTTGAGAATAACACTCCTTGCACAGAACCCGAACCACCCTGCAATATTAATTAAGAAGATCAgaggaaaaagaataaaaaagcctactttgagcatttttatcatgTTCATCTGCTTATATTAGACAAATTGAATATAGGGATTCTGTTTCCAAGTTGTGAGAATACAGCAAGTTTGTACTTCAGATTTTAATGTATGTCCAGACCTTTTCAAATAAATGATCTTGGTAATCCAATCAACCGACTGAGAGTTGTTGAATCAATAGAAAAATTTATACATACCTGCCAGGTCTTTATCCTAACACCATTCATTGTGTTATGCATGTTAATGTTTCGAACAGTAACATTTGAGACACAGGCTTTTGTGTTATCTCTCCCTAGACTACCAATGCTAATTCCATGTCCTGGTCCGCAGTTAACATTGTGCACATATACATTTGAGCATCCAGTTTGTATAGAAATGCAGTCATCTCCTGCAGATGGCATTAAATTTATGAGCATATGTAATTAAGGCCGTGAACAAGCCAGTCATCGATAGACATTAAATTAGACATGAATGTTTGCTAGTCCAGGTTGAAGAGAGGACATTTACTATGATTGTCACTATAACAAAGGTATTTTTATAAAGAAGTTGTGTTTACCGCAAGAAAGGTTGGCAGCATGGATCAGCCCATCTCTTGAATTCTGTAAATGAATTCCATCTGTATTAGGACTATCACCCGGAGATGAGACGGTTATATTGTATACTGAAACACCCAGACAATTATCAAACTTCAGGTGACATTGCGGACTGTTCTGAATTGTTATTCCAGTGACTGTCACATTAAAACTCCCATAAAACCTCAGTGCCTGAATAGCAGAATTAGTAATTGTAAGTACTCATGAATTGTGGTTAAAGAACAAGCTAAAATCTTGTATTGCTTTCTGTGTGGTCCTTACAGTTGGTTTGATGCTCTGCTTTAATCCACCGAGTGAGCTTCTTATCTGCCACAAAAGTTGTTGGAGAAAAATGAACAAGACTACTCATTAAAAACTAAACTAAGATGAATACAACTATACAAGAATAAGGAGATACTTACTGGAACTGGAAGTGATTTCTCCACTGTGTTGTTTAATGATACAATCAGGCTTAATTCATCGTCTAAAGGGTCGTCTAACGAGGAGTCTTGCCACCAAGTAGAGCCTCTTCCATCAATGATTCCTGTTCCCTGAATTCTGATCCCAACCAGTTTTGAAAACTCAAGCCATTGAAAGAGACCTGAACCAAAAGCCTTGAAGTTTGTCGGAGCAATTATTGTACCATCAAGCTGCAAAAAAGATGATGGTTATTGAAGCCAGGACATAATAGAGAAGCCGGAATTTTGATGTAATGTGACATTAAAAGTTAATGGTGTCATTAAGTGGTACATCTCTCAGTCAATTATCCgcacatataaaattttatgaataccTGAAAAACGATGTCATGTTGACAGTAAGGACCAGAGAACGAAACAGGCCCCAAGACAAACACATATGCTGATGGGACGACAATGGTGGACGCCTCAACTTTGCAAGCGGCTGCCCATGCAGCTTGAAATGCCTGTGTTGCAGAATAAGagacatttttttttctgaatcagTTAAACTTCATTGTGTTACCATTCCTGTAAATGTCTATGGTGGTCTAAATGTTTACAGTTATATCGAGAAATTCAATAAAAGTGATAGACTTGGTAAATAAAAACCAAATGTTACCTGTGTATCATCAGTTTTCCCATCCCCCTTGGCACCAAAATCTAATACATGAAAAGTAGCATTCGACACATAGCTGTGGTCTTTCTTAGATAGGGCTGGTGAAAAATCATTTTCGGGTTTAGTAGCTGGAGGTGCTGGTGCTTTCAGAGATGGAGTCTCCGGTTTTGAATTGCTGTAATGAGGACTATTGGCATGATTTTTTCCATTCTTCTTAGATAAAGAAGTCGTAAAACTTGTGCTACGTCTCCAGTGTTTGCCTCTTCTAGCATTGCATGTTTCAAATGTCGAAGACCAAGTTAGTAGGAgaatgagaaaaataaatttgaggCTTCTGGAACTGGAAAAACCCATTTTCTAGGAAAGAATCAGAAAGGAGTGAGTTTCGGATAACCAACAGAGCAGCTTGTTTGGTATTTATATAGAGAAGAATGCTCCAAAGCCCTGTGAACATGGCAGCATTAGTAGAAACATCCCCGCGGACCTTTATCTCATCATTCACGCAAGAAAGGTATATAGGTGATCGCCTAATAAATAATTCTTCAAGCGTTCCTCAAACTTCTCTGAAGACTTTTATCTTACCTTACCACGTTTCGTACTtgacatgtttggtttgatttggtttTCAAATATACAAGTATGTTGAAGAGTATAAGATCACGTGGGGGTCTTTCTCTAGCACATTAAAGTTTTAGATGGATCTGTTACTTTACATGGTGTCAGAACTCAGATCCTGTTAGGGCCAGGTTACTTAACACCGCAAAGGatatgtaaacaatatatggtacgtgtaaacaatatatgaagaCTGTGACAGATTATGTAGATTGGGGGAAGTATTTCAATTATTAAGAAGTTGTTTAATATGCCCATGGTTTTGGCATTCTAATGTttcttcattttaggttggtacTACTCCGACGCTACTAACAATTAACACCTGCCAGAAGTGTACAACAACACCAGCAATAATGGAATAATGACACTAGCGGCTCCTATTGGCTCACATGTTTACAACGATGAGCGAGTATGATTGTCGTAGCATTAGCATCATCCAACTGTTTTCAGGATCCGAACTTCTATTTACACAGACACTTGACTATCGTGTTAAACTATGTTTAGCTATGTAAACTCAACGTCAGGGAAACAAAATGTAACTACTTATGAACAATACAGACACTTGGAAGCAAGGATTGATTAATACTGAACACGACAACATTCAGCCGTCTTTTTGTGAGACAAACTCACAAGCCTGCTCTTCTGCTCTTGTCGTGAACAATATACAAAATGTATGATTTGATCATAGTGTTGTTGGTTATTAGTAGTTGATGGCCTCAAAACTTTCGATATTTCTGTAGGTCAAACAAGCTTCCAAGTTTGTTGAAAAAAGCATACCAGTATGACAGTATGTAAACTGGCCAGTATTCTAGCTGATCTAAATGTTTGTGACTCTGTTCCTAAGGCATGAAACTTCTGAGGGGTCTTGCTAATGGCTCAGGAACAAGGATGAGTTTAAAAGTTTCACGGGTATAGATCTGTTTTGTTTATGCAGGCCCCGCAGTGATTGGGAACATTGTCATTCTTGGACAGGCAAGACCTAGGAGTGAGGGTTCGCTTGCTGTTTTACTTGCACACCACACTGTCATTATCATTCCTGTTAACCCCGAagaatacattagatgttcaaTTTAATattccttttaaccctcacgagTGTGAAATGTCTTGGTTGTCCATCAgttatatactattttttagTATGAGGACTAGTCGCAACATATCGAATACTTGGAGAGTTATATCAGCCTAGTTAAGACATTGAGGcgcctcccccccccccccccccccccccccaatacACTCAGGGTTGGTGCAGTCAGATTAATTAATCGAAACAATTATcaataattcaaaacaaatacaGAGGCCCCTCGAATACTGTGAGGTGACTCGCCAGAAGATTTAGTTGCGGTTGTTCCATCCCTAATCCTTTATTCAGACCAACTGACAACAGacacgaaccttattaattttcTAAGAATGCAAAGAAAAAATGGAGTGATCAAAAATATGATTATCAGTTATGTGTATAGAGTGTAAAGAACTAGAGAATTTTGCATAAAGAAAAGTCTACTATAACACATTAAAGATTTTATTCAAAACCATATTACATACAATCTCATTAAAACTATATTGCTTCAAGTTAATCATATGTTACATATAACCGCACTCCCAATGATGGATTAACAAAATCATATATCAAATTGCATGATCTATGAAAACTTTAATCTAGTGTATAATCACTTTTAAGGTATGCAGCAGTCTAGAAAACATGTCAGAGCTCAGTGTGTATGAGTTGCTCTCTACTATGATGCTTCTTAAATTCGGCCTCTTGATCACATGTGATAATCGGCTCTTTGTCAGATGAAGAGAGGCATTCAGCCGAAGGCAGCACATATCCATAGCGAAAGCCTGTCACCGCATGGCAGTAAGTTTCTGCAGTGCCATCTAGCCTCTCTAAGTTGATGTTGTTCAGGACAATGTGGCTGCAAGGAACTGCGTCGCTGCATGCAAAATTCATGGCCTTTGCACTCTTTGAAGTTCCACTTATGTTCCGGTACATGATTTGGCTTATTTCAATAGCTGAtgtctttaaaaaaaaagaaaaggaaattcTAGTTACTAAATTGGATAATGATATAAGTGATGCTTGCGTTTTCATGCAAATCCATATTTGCTTTAATACATTTAGGTTCAATGACTTTATGTACCTGGCTTTGATCACAAGATTTTGGAGAATCACAGTAGAATTGATCAATTATGATGGGGTTGGCCACATCCTCCATCCTTACGTTTTGGTAGCGTATTGACCTAACATAACCTGATCCACTCTGCAAAAGAGAGACATGATAAATTTCTATCTCTTGGACAGATATACTGGTAGTCTTCAGATAAGCATCAGATTACTTTGTTGTCAATTGCTATAAGGGATTGAGAGTAGATAAATATGTATCTTGCAGGTGATAAAAGAATGTAAACAAGCATAATAACGGATTGTTCAA
This genomic window from Daucus carota subsp. sativus chromosome 7, DH1 v3.0, whole genome shotgun sequence contains:
- the LOC108195619 gene encoding polygalacturonase At1g48100, translated to MGFSSSRSLKFIFLILLLTWSSTFETCNARRGKHWRRSTSFTTSLSKKNGKNHANSPHYSNSKPETPSLKAPAPPATKPENDFSPALSKKDHSYVSNATFHVLDFGAKGDGKTDDTQAFQAAWAAACKVEASTIVVPSAYVFVLGPVSFSGPYCQHDIVFQLDGTIIAPTNFKAFGSGLFQWLEFSKLVGIRIQGTGIIDGRGSTWWQDSSLDDPLDDELSLIVSLNNTVEKSLPVPIRSSLGGLKQSIKPTALRFYGSFNVTVTGITIQNSPQCHLKFDNCLGVSVYNITVSSPGDSPNTDGIHLQNSRDGLIHAANLSCGDDCISIQTGCSNVYVHNVNCGPGHGISIGSLGRDNTKACVSNVTVRNINMHNTMNGVRIKTWQGGSGSVQGVLFSNIQVSEVQIPIIIDQFYCDKSTCKNQTSGVALSGITYERIRGTYTVKPVHFACSESLPCTKVTLNAIQLKPLQKNDHIYDSFCWHTFGVLYSATVPPIECLQAGKPFNNRIQADHDLC